A single Cannabis sativa cultivar Pink pepper isolate KNU-18-1 chromosome 7, ASM2916894v1, whole genome shotgun sequence DNA region contains:
- the LOC133039783 gene encoding uncharacterized protein LOC133039783 → MVIDPKSVESDRVLILDYGSQYTHLITRRIRFLDVFSLCLSGTSSLKTIADYKPRVVILSGGPHSVHTPGSPSFPDGFIEWAESNGVFVLGICYGLQLIFQKLGGIVRVGEKQEYGRMEIEVTKASGLSCIVDISTMPVTLLANAHLATLWAA, encoded by the exons ATGGTCATCGACCCCAAAAGTGTGGAATCAGACAGGGTTTTGATACTCGACTACGGTTCCCAGTATACCCATCTCATCACTCGCCGTATCCGATTTCTCGATGTTTTCTCCCTTTGCCTTTCCGGAACCAGCTCTCTCAAGACCATTGCTGACTACAAGCCTCGAGTCGTCATCCTATCCGGCGGTCCTCATTCCGTACACACTCCTGGCTCCCCGAGCTTCCCTGACGGCTTCATTGAATGGGCCGAGTCCAATGGCGTGTTCGTGCTCGGAATCTGCTATGGTCTCCAGTTAATATTTCAAAAACTGGGTGGGATAGTCAGGGTTGGGGAGAAACAAGAGTATGGGAGGATGGAAATTGAGGTGACCAAGGCTTCGGGGCTTTCCT GTATAGTAGATATCTCTACCATGCCCGTAACATTATTGGCAAATGCCCatttagccacattatgggccgcATAG
- the LOC115697151 gene encoding F-box protein At5g46170, with amino-acid sequence MSSMRPDLTCRVYPEPDSMEIDHLDRLPDSVLLLVFNKIGDVKALGRCCVVSRRFHNLVPQVENVVVRVDCVISDDDSSSSASSSDKSRGPFSNLFRFVFSGIVKPLQALSQFLGPKRASSSSSSSSSSSSSSSSGSGSGFGSLAVGTEDDGGEIDQAGVTHHSPTQVLKNFNEIKFLRIELPSGELGIDDGVLLKWRADFGSTLDNCVILGASSVISPGSMKPSIGGGGNNGGQENGGTDGVCGEDNGSIPDSFYTNGGLKLRVVWTISSLIAASARHYLLQPIISEHKTLDNLVLTDADGQGVLCMNRDQLEELRVKPLSASSASKRTLVPALNMRLWYAPHLELPDGVVLKGATLVAIRPSEQSAAKKEVSDGSWVSTAFEEPFGTAAKMLVKRRTYCLEMNSF; translated from the coding sequence atgTCTTCCATGCGTCCAGATCTGACTTGTAGAGTATACCCAGAACCAGATTCCATGGAAATCGACCACTTAGATCGTTTACCTGACTCTGTTCTTCTTCTAGTCTTCAACAAGATCGGAGATGTTAAAGCTTTAGGTCGGTGCTGTGTTGTTTCACGTCGTTTTCATAACCTTGTTCCTCAGGTTGAAAACGTCGTCGTTCGTGTTGATTGCGTTATCTCCGATGATGATTCATCTTCCTCTGCTTCCTCTTCGGATAAGTCTCGTGGTCCTTTCTCTAATCTCTTCAGATTCGTTTTTAGCGGCATTGTTAAGCCTCTTCAAGCTCTTAGTCAGTTTCTCGGACCCAaaagagcttcttcttcttcctcttcttcttcttcttcttcctcgtctTCGTCTTccggttcgggttcgggtttcggCTCGCTCGCCGTCGGAACAGAAGACGATGGTGGTGAGATTGATCAAGCAGGGGTCACACACCATTCTCCGACTCAGGTTTTGAAGAATTTTAACGAGATTAAGTTTCTGAGAATCGAGCTTCCCAGTGGTGAATTGGGTATAGACGACGGCGTTTTGTTGAAATGGAGAGCTGATTTCGGTTCAACTCTCGATAATTGCGTGATTCTCGGTGCTTCTTCGGTGATTTCTCCTGGATCGATGAAACCCTCGATTGGTGGTGGTGGTAATAATGGTGGTCAGGAAAATGGGGGAACTGATGGGGTTTGTGGTGAAGATAATGGAAGCATTCCAGATTCGTTTTACACAAATGGGGGTTTAAAATTGAGAGTGGTTTGGACAATTAGCTCCTTAATTGCAGCTTCAGCGAGGCATTACTTACTCCAACCAATAATCTCAGAGCACAAAACGTTGGATAATTTGGTCCTTACAGATGCAGATGGTCAAGGAGTATTGTGCATGAACAGAGATCAGCTCGAGGAGTTGAGGGTTAAGCCATTATCGGCTTCTTCAGCTTCTAAGAGAACCCTTGTACCAGCTCTCAACATGAGACTTTGGTATGCTCCTCATTTGGAATTACCGGACGGTGTCGTTTTGAAAGGCGCCACCTTGGTTGCTATTAGGCCTAGCGAGCAATCGGCGGCGAAGAAGGAAGTTTCTGATGGGTCTTGGGTTTCAACGGCGTTTGAGGAGCCTTTTGGAACGGCGGCTAAGATGCTTGTCAAGAGGCGGACTTACTGCCTTGAGATGAACTCCTTCTGA